In the Xanthobacteraceae bacterium genome, TCGGATTCCGGCGCGTGTCGATCGGTCCGCCCATCAATGTCATCGAGAACGGAACGTAGGGATCGTTCTCCGCTTCCATGCGCGCGACCGCGGCCAGCACCGGCACGGAGGGCTGGCACACCGCGATTGCGTGCGCGCCGATGCCGAGCCAGTGGAACATGCTGATGACGTAATCGATGTAATCGTCGAGATCGAACGGGCCTTCGTCGAGCGGCACCATGCGCGCATCGACCCAGTCGGTGATGTAGACGTCATGGTTCGGCAGGAAGGCTTCGACCGTGCCGCGCAGCAGCGTCGCGTAATGGCCGGACATCGGCGCGACGATCAGCAGCTTCGGCTGCGGACGTTTCGGCGAAACCGCGAACTGCCGCTCGAAATGCAGGAGGTTGCAGAACGGCCGCTTCCATACGGTGCGGATCGTGACCGGCACGCGCTCGCCGCCGACCAGCGTCGAGTCGATATGCCATTCCGGCTTGCCGTAGCGGCGCGTGGTGCGCTCGAACATTTCCGCCGTGGCGGCGATGGTCTTGCCGAAGTGGGTCTGCGAAAGCGGGTTGAGAGGGTTCTTAAAATAGAGTCGCGTCGCGTCGGCGAGTGCGCGCGAAGGGTTCAGCGCGGCCTGACCCCATTCGTAGAACCAGTAGAGCGGCGTGGAGAGGACCGGCCCCGACTGTTCGGGGACTTCCGGCGGGCGGCCAAATTCACCAATCGGCATCGAGTTTTCAGTTCGCTCGAAGCCGCGTGGTTAACGCGCGAGCGGG is a window encoding:
- a CDS encoding polyhydroxyalkanoate depolymerase, whose protein sequence is MPIGEFGRPPEVPEQSGPVLSTPLYWFYEWGQAALNPSRALADATRLYFKNPLNPLSQTHFGKTIAATAEMFERTTRRYGKPEWHIDSTLVGGERVPVTIRTVWKRPFCNLLHFERQFAVSPKRPQPKLLIVAPMSGHYATLLRGTVEAFLPNHDVYITDWVDARMVPLDEGPFDLDDYIDYVISMFHWLGIGAHAIAVCQPSVPVLAAVARMEAENDPYVPFSMTLMGGPIDTRRNPTAVNKLAEEKGMDWFRTRVIAKVPFPHPGFMREVYPGFLQLGGFIGMNLDRHVDAHRALFNNLVEGDGDSAKKHQEFYDEYLAVMDLTAEFYLQTVEKVFVRHDLPNGTFKHRDKPVDPSLIRRTALLTVEGENDDISGVGQTQATHDLCKNIPADKKVHYVQPKVGHYGVFNGSRFRAEIAPRIADFVLSNNNGYADGSSVSAAARTAKPRVPA